ATTCACAATTTCTTGAAGCTCGATCTCCCCCCCAGATGAACCATATAGCCAAGAGAAACCATGAACCAGAATAGAAGAGCTTGCCCCACCCATGAGTAAATATTTCATAGTAGCCTCATTAGACCGTAGATCTCTCTTGGTATATCCAGACAATAGGTAGGAACATAAACTGAAACATTCTGGAGCTACAAAGATAGTTATTAAATCGTTAGCACCACATAAAAACATTCCCCCTAGAGTAGCTGTTAATACGAATAACAGAAACTCTGTTATAGCCATTTCTGTACATTCAATGTACTCTACGGATAGAGGAATACATAAAGTTGAACATAATAAAATAAGAAATTGAAAGATTTCGTTGAAATTGTTCGTTTGGAAATTTCCCGAAAAGCTAATTATAGGTTCTTCTCTCCATCGGAACAATAGGGCCGTTATGCTTATTACTAAACTTGTTGAAGAGATGAAATAGaaccaaggtctatctttttgatCAGAGGTTAAATCGATCATCAGAAGAAGAATTAGGCCAAAAATTAGGATACATTCTGGGAAAATGAAACTTCCATGGAAGAGAAGCAAATGAAACGCTTTCATAAAAATTCTCGTAGAATCGAGAATGAAGTTTTCATTCTGTACATGCCAGATCATGAATTAGTAACTGCAGCCAATCTCCGAAAAGTCCCGATTGTTTCGATTTTTGGAATGGGATATTTACGGAATCCCCATGAATAGGATCAAACCTTATTCCATGCTATTTCCATAAGATTCCTCTTTCTTATTCTTAAGCAAGCCCCCGAGAGGGCTTAGTTGATCATGATTtctgttttctcttttttttcctttttatttgtttcgaaaaagatatcGTCCGATTCTCCTTCTATTGATTCTTTTCCGATCGAGATGTATGGATCCATGTGTCTACATACCTAGATTCTGTTCATGGATTAACGAAAATGTGCAAGAGCTCTATTTGCCTCTGCCATTCTATGAGTCGCTTCCTTTTTGCGTATGGCACCCCCACTCCCTTTGGCAGCATCTACTAATTCGGAACTTAATTTGAAAGCCATATTTCGACCCGGACGCTTTTGGGATGCTTCTAATAACCAACGAATGGCAAGTGCTCTTCCTTGTTTAGATCCTATTTCAATCGGAACTTTCCGCGTCGATCCTTTTTTATTACGTCTTGTTTTTACTCCTATATTGGGAGTTACTCTACGTATTGCTTGACGTAAAACCAATAGTGGATTTGTTTCTGTCTTTTGTTGAATCTTTTTCACGGCTCGATAGAGAATTTGATAAGCCAATGATTTTTTTCCGTCTTTCATAATACGGTTAACCACCATGTTAACTAATCGATTACGAAAAATTGGATCGGATTTTGCGGTTCTTTTTTCTGCAGTACCTCGACGTGACATGAGCGTGAAAGAGGTTCAAGAATCCGTTTTCTTTTTATAAGGGCTAAAAACGAATCacttatttttttggctttttggccCCATATTGTAGGGTGGATCTCGAAGATAGGAAAGATCTCCCTCCAAGCCGTACATACGACTTTCATCGAATACGGCTTTCCACAGAATTCTATAGGGATCTATGAGATCGAGTATGGAATTCTGTTTACTCACTTTAAATTGAGTATCCGTTTCCCTCCTTTTCCCGCTAGGACCGGAAATCCTGTATTTTCCATATCCATACGATCGAGTCCTTAGGTTTCCGAAATAGTGTAATGGAAAAGAAGTGCTTCGAATCATTGCTATTTGACTCGGACCTGTTCTGAAAAAGTCGAGGTATTTCGAATTGTTTGTTGACACGGACAAAGTAAGGGAAAACCTCTGAAAGAATTTCCATATTGACCTTGGACATATAAGAGTTCCGAATCGAATCTCTTTAGAAGAAGATCTTTTGTCTCATGGTAGCCTGCTCCAGTCCCCTTACGAAACTTTCGTTATTGGGTTAGCCATACACTTCACATGTTTCTAGCGATTCACATGGCATCATCAAATGATACAAGTCTTGGATAAGAATCTACAACGCACTAGAACGCCCTTGTTGACGATTCTTTACTGCGACAGCATCTAGGGTTCCTCGAATAATGCGATATCTCACACCGGGTAAATCCTTAACCCTTCCTCCTCTTACTAATACTACAGAATGTTCTTGTAAATTATGGCCAATACCAGGTATATAAGCAGTGATTTCAAATCCAGAGGTTAATCGTACTCTGGCAACTTTACGTAAGGCAGAGTTGGGTTTTTTGGGGTTGATAGTGGAAAAGTCGACAGATAAGTCATCCTTACTGTCCCTCTACAGAACCGTACATGAGATTTTCACCTCATACGGCTCCTCGTTCAATTCTTTCGAAGGATCCTTTTCCTCGTTCGAGAGTCTCCGCCCTTCTTCCACTCCGTCccgaagactaactaagaccaatTGAGTCACGTTTTCATGTTCTAATTGAACACTTTCCATTTATGATTAAAGGAGAAGATTGTTCTTTTACCAAACATATGCGGATCAAATCACGTCTTATAATAAGAAGAAATCTTTCTCGGTATCAATCCCCTTGCCCCTCATTCTTTGAGAatcagaaggatccttttcgagttTCCATTTCTTCATTTTGAATCTGGGCTCTTCTATCTTCGACTTATTTTTTGGCTTTATTCTTTATTTATTTCATTTCGATTTTTCCCTCTTCCTCTATCCCTATCCTCTAGGTACAGCGTTTGCATCAATAGAGAACTTTTTCCTCTGTATGAATCGATATTATTCCAATTTCTTCCCGAAACTTCCCAAGAAAATCCCGAATTGGATCCAAAATTGACGGGTTAATGTGAGCTTATCCATGCGGTTAGGCACTCTTCAAATAGGAATCCATTTTCTAACTGGCTTTCGTGCTTTGGTGAGTCGTCCGAGATCCTTTCGATGACCTATGTTGTGTTGAAGGGATATCTATATGATCCGATCGATTGCATAAGACCCGCGGTAGCAATAGAACGGGGAAAGTATACAGAAAAGACAGTTCTTTTCGATTTTGATTATCTATATATTAGTTCGTTTCTATTTCTAGATATCTATTTCTATATATCTATATATTAGTATTAATATCTATATATTAGTATTAGTTATCTATATATTAGTATTAGTTAGTAGTACTATTCTATTAGTTAGCGATCCCGGCTCTGTGAGTTCTTTCTTCCGTGATGAACTGTCGGCACCAGTCCTACATTTTTTCTCTGTGGACCGAGGAGAAAGGGGGCTCAGCAGGAAGAGGATTGTACCATGAGAGAAGCACAGAGGTCAACCCGCTTCAAATATGGAACATGGATTCTGGCAATGCAACGGAGTTGGGTCCTCATATCGATCCGAATGAATCAGTCTTTCTACAGAGGTCAATCTTTGCCTATTAGGCAAGAGGATAGCAAGTTCGAAATTCTGTCTCGGTAGGACATGGATTTCTATTACTATGAAATTCATAAATTAGTTAATGGGGGGGCTACCATTATCCTTTTTCTTGTATGTGTTCCTAAGAGAAGGAATTTGTCCATTTCATGTTTCGAGGTTTCAAAAAAAGGGCGTGGAAACAGATAGAAAACTCTTGAATGGAAATTGAAAAGAAATGTAGCCCCAGTTCCTTCGGAAATGGTAAGATCTTTGGCGCAAGAAGAAGGGGCGATCCATATCATCTTGACTTGGTTCTGCTTCCCCTCTTTTTTTAAGAATACCGAGTCGGGTTCTTCTCCTACCAGTATCGAATAGAACATGCTGAACAAGATCTTCTTCATGGAAACCCACTCGATTTAGATCGGGAAAATCGTACATATTTTATGAAACCATGTGCTATGGCTCGAATCCATAGTCAATCCTATTTTCGATAGGACCGGTTGACAATTGAATCCAATTTTTCCAATTATTTGACTGTCCATAATAGTGCGGAAAGAAAGCCCGGAGGAAGAGTGGCCTTGCGTTTCTCGCCCCTTTGCCTTAGGATTCGTTAATTCTCTTTCTCGATGGGACGGGGAAGGGATATAACTCAGCGGTAGAGTGTCACCTTGACGTGGTGGAAGTCATCAGTTCGAGCCTGATTATCCCTAAACCTAATGTGAGTTTTTTTCTATTTTGACTTACTCCCCCACCACGATCGAACGGGAATGGATAAGAGGCTTGTGGGATTGACGTGATAGGGTAGGGTTGGCTATACTGCTGGTGGCGAACTCTAGGCTAATAATCTGAAGCGCATGGATACAAGTTATCCTTGGAAGGAAAGACAATTCCGAATCCGCTTTGTCTACGAATAAGGAAGCTATAAGTAATGCAACTATGAATCTCATGGAGAGTTCGATCCTGGCTCAGGATGAACGCTGGCGGCATGCTAAACACATGCAAGTCGAACGGGAAGTGGTGTTTCCAGTGGCGAACGGGTGAGTAACGCGTAAGAACCTGCCCTTGGGAGGGGAACAACAACTGGAAATGGTTGCTAATACCCCGTAGGCTGAGGAGCAAAAGGAGAAATCCGCCCAAGGAGGGGCTCGCGTCTGATTAGCTAGTTGGTGAGGCAATAGCTTACCAAGGCGATGATCAGTAGCTGGTCCGAGAGGATGATCAGCCACACTGGGACTGAGACACGGCCCAGACTCCTACGGGAGGCAGCAGTGGGGAATTTTCCGCAATGGGCGAAAGCCTGACGGAGCAATGCCGCGTGGAGGTGGAAGGCCTACGGGTCGTCAACTTCTTTTCCTCGGAGAAGAAACAATGACGGTATCTGAGGAATAAGCATCGGCTAACtctgtgccagcagccgcggtaagacAGAGGATGCAAGCGTTATCCGGAATGATTGGGCATAAAGCGTCTGTAGGTGGCTTTTTCAAGTCCGCCGTCAAATCCCAGGGCTCAACCCTGGACAGGCGGTGGAAACTACCAAGCTGGAGTACGGTAGGGGCAGAGGGAATTTCCGGTGGAGCGGTGAAATGCATTGAGATCGGAAAGAACACCAACGGCGAAAGCACTCTGCTGGGCCGACACTGACACTGAGAGACGAAAGCTAGGGGAGCAAATGGGATTAGAGACCCCAGTAGTCCTAGCCGTAAACGATGGATACTAGGTGTTGTGCGACTCGACCCGTGCAGTGCTGTAGCTAACGCGTTAAGTATCCCGCCTGGGGAGTACGTTCGCAAGAATGAAACTCAAAGGAATTGACGGGGGCCCGCACAAGCGGTGGAGCATGTGGTTTAATTCGATGCAAAGCGAAGAACCTTACCAGGGCTTGACATGCCGCGAATCCTCTTGAAAGAGAGGGGTGCCCTCGGGAACGCGGACACAGGTGGTGCATGGCTGTCGTCAGCTCGTGCCGTAAGGTGTTGGGTTAAGTCTCGCAACGAGCGCAACCCTCGTGTTTAGTTGCCACTATGAGTTTGGAACCCTGAACAGACCGCCGGTGTTAAGCCAGAGGAAGGAGAGGATGAGGCCAAGTCATCATGCCCCTTATGCCCTGGGCGACACACGTGCTACAATGGGCGGGACAAAGGGTCGCGATCTCGCGAGGGTGAGCTAACTCCAAAAACCCGTCCTCAGTTCGGATTGTAGGCTGCAACTCGCCTGCATGAAGCAGGAATCGCTAGTAATCGCCGGTCAGCCATACGGCGGTGAATCCGTTCCCGGgccttgtacacaccgcccgtcacaCTATAGGAGCTGGCCAGGTTTGAAGT
This is a stretch of genomic DNA from Zea mays cultivar B73 unplaced genomic scaffold, Zm-B73-REFERENCE-NAM-5.0 scaffold_650, whole genome shotgun sequence. It encodes these proteins:
- the LOC118475777 gene encoding 30S ribosomal protein S7, chloroplastic, yielding MSRRGTAEKRTAKSDPIFRNRLVNMVVNRIMKDGKKSLAYQILYRAVKKIQQKTETNPLLVLRQAIRRVTPNIGVKTRRNKKGSTRKVPIEIGSKQGRALAIRWLLEASQKRPGRNMAFKLSSELVDAAKGSGGAIRKKEATHRMAEANRALAHFR